Genomic segment of Paenibacillaceae bacterium GAS479:
TTCTCTTCCTCCGAGCATACCATCGCCACGCTGGTGAGAATGTCCATATGCTCGCCGTTTTGCGCAGCGATGCCAACGACGAGAACGGCTGGCTCATCACCGCCAAAGTCTACGCCTCCAGGAACTTGCAGCATCGACAAAGCGGTCGACTTGATCAGAGCCTTGCCTTCATTCGTACCATGCGGGATTGCGAGCCCGCTGCCCATATAAGTGGAGAGCGCCTGTTCCCGCTCGATCATTTTGGCAACATAACCTTCTTCTACATGGCCGCCGTCGACCAACAGTTGGCCCGCCATACGAACCGCTTCCCATTTATCAGCAACCTGCACATTAAGCTTGATCAGACTCGCATTAAGGATACTCATAGCTGTT
This window contains:
- a CDS encoding PTS system, mannitol-specific IIA component; this encodes MSILNASLIKLNVQVADKWEAVRMAGQLLVDGGHVEEGYVAKMIEREQALSTYMGSGLAIPHGTNEGKALIKSTALSMLQVPGGVDFGGDEPAVLVVGIAAQNGEHMDILTSVAMVCSEEENMERIRTAQSAEEIIAIFESEME